Proteins encoded within one genomic window of Geotalea daltonii FRC-32:
- a CDS encoding acyl-CoA dehydrogenase family protein, whose amino-acid sequence MRFGLTDEQKMMQDMARDFAQKEILPTLKEDEANHTFRPELVKKMADLGFFGCALPEEYGGNGCGFLESVIIAEQLATISGSSRLPLNMQNIGPSITVNQFGTKEQKERFIPKWVSGEYFGFFAITEPNSGSDVISMGTTAIDRGDHWELNGQKMWISNAHLGDYGLVYAMTDKSAKYKGMTCFIVNLKGNEGIITAPIETKLGLHCAPTGEISFSQAKIPKDSVLGEVGQGFQICMYQLNNTRISCAAGALGIGGGAIEAAIGYANERTQFGKKIGSYQMIQASIAEMVAEHEAAKLLVYQAAWLKDQGLPNQYQTSMAKLFASEAAVHAATETMKIFGSYGFSTEYPAERWLRDSMSLRTVEGTSNIQKTIIAGMALGDTVNR is encoded by the coding sequence ATGAGATTCGGACTTACTGACGAGCAGAAGATGATGCAGGACATGGCGCGGGATTTTGCCCAGAAGGAAATCTTGCCCACACTCAAGGAAGACGAGGCGAACCACACCTTTCGCCCGGAGCTGGTGAAGAAGATGGCCGATCTCGGCTTCTTCGGCTGTGCGCTCCCCGAGGAATACGGCGGTAACGGCTGCGGGTTCCTGGAGTCGGTCATCATCGCCGAACAGCTTGCCACGATTAGCGGGTCATCTCGCCTGCCTCTCAACATGCAGAACATCGGTCCATCCATCACCGTTAACCAGTTCGGCACCAAGGAGCAGAAAGAGCGCTTCATTCCTAAATGGGTCAGTGGTGAATATTTCGGCTTTTTCGCCATCACCGAGCCCAATTCCGGCTCCGACGTCATCAGCATGGGAACCACTGCCATCGATCGTGGCGATCATTGGGAACTGAACGGCCAGAAGATGTGGATTTCCAACGCCCATCTGGGTGACTACGGCCTGGTCTATGCCATGACCGACAAGAGCGCCAAGTACAAGGGAATGACCTGCTTCATCGTCAACCTGAAAGGGAATGAGGGGATCATCACCGCCCCCATCGAAACCAAGCTGGGGCTCCACTGCGCCCCCACCGGCGAGATATCCTTCAGCCAGGCGAAGATTCCCAAGGACTCGGTCCTGGGTGAAGTGGGCCAAGGTTTTCAGATCTGCATGTACCAGTTGAACAACACCCGCATCAGCTGCGCCGCCGGAGCGCTGGGCATCGGTGGCGGCGCCATCGAGGCTGCCATCGGTTACGCCAATGAGCGGACCCAGTTCGGTAAGAAGATCGGCTCCTATCAGATGATTCAGGCCTCCATCGCCGAAATGGTGGCGGAGCACGAGGCGGCCAAGCTCCTCGTCTACCAGGCGGCCTGGCTCAAAGACCAGGGACTGCCCAACCAGTACCAGACCTCCATGGCTAAGCTTTTTGCCTCCGAGGCGGCGGTGCATGCGGCAACCGAGACCATGAAAATCTTCGGCAGCTACGGCTTCTCCACCGAGTACCCGGCAGAGCGCTGGCTGCGTGATTCCATGTCGCTCCGGACGGTGGAAGGGACGAGCAACATCCAGAAGACGATTATCGCCGGCATGGCCCTCGGGGATACGGTCAATCGCTAG
- a CDS encoding IclR family transcriptional regulator, whose translation MTMDRKTRDPAEARKFVEALARGLEVLSCFNPSDRYLGNQDIAKRTKLPKSTVSRLTYTLSELGYLNYCKSANKYSLGNAVIALGYAKLGQMDIRRISRPLMQALAEHTQASVNLGIRDHLNLIYIDTYRNTSTLTVQLDVGSQIPIATTSMGRAYLCVMPEDERNELLEEIKVSDEQNWPTVKAGFDQAMAEYRQFGYCTSLGNWRTEVHAVAVPLVLEDGTIMGFSCSGASFQLSRQLIESDIGPRLINLVGNVRTALSFARN comes from the coding sequence ATGACCATGGACCGGAAAACCAGAGACCCGGCGGAAGCGCGCAAGTTTGTGGAGGCGCTGGCACGGGGGCTTGAAGTGCTCAGCTGCTTTAATCCCAGCGACCGTTATCTGGGAAACCAGGACATTGCCAAGAGAACGAAGCTCCCCAAATCGACCGTTTCCCGGCTGACCTACACCCTCTCGGAGCTGGGCTATCTCAATTACTGCAAATCCGCCAACAAATACTCACTGGGGAACGCGGTCATTGCCCTCGGCTACGCAAAACTGGGGCAGATGGATATTCGCCGCATTTCCCGCCCCCTGATGCAGGCCCTGGCCGAGCACACCCAAGCGTCGGTCAACCTGGGCATCCGCGACCATCTGAACTTGATCTACATCGATACCTATCGCAATACTTCGACTCTCACGGTGCAGCTGGATGTGGGTTCGCAGATTCCCATCGCCACCACCTCCATGGGGAGGGCCTACCTCTGCGTCATGCCCGAGGATGAGCGGAACGAGCTGCTGGAAGAGATCAAGGTCAGCGACGAGCAGAACTGGCCAACGGTAAAGGCAGGGTTCGACCAGGCAATGGCAGAGTACCGGCAGTTCGGCTACTGCACCAGCCTCGGCAACTGGCGCACCGAAGTGCACGCCGTTGCCGTCCCCCTGGTTCTCGAGGACGGCACCATCATGGGATTCAGCTGCAGCGGCGCCTCCTTTCAGCTGTCGCGGCAGCTGATCGAAAGCGACATCGGTCCGCGGCTCATTAATCTCGTTGGCAACGTGCGGACCGCCCTCTCCTTTGCCCGTAACTGA